TACGAATACGACATGCAGCAAAGGTCCACAGCTGGAATCAAACCATCGACTCTGTGTGGCCACCAGAGCTCGCACCAATTTCCTGCTTTCAGTCACAAAACAAATTTTTCGCTCCAACACAACTAAACTGACACTATGAGTTTCTCCGAGAGCGCAAAGCTAAAGGAAGTGGGAAAAACAAGAATCCTGCATCTGGCCTCTTAATGGAAACTGCTCCTAAAGTGAATTGGTTCTTCCCTGTCTCataccccccctcccaccaACTTTCAATACAATCGGTTCAACTGTTTGTGCATAAACCTGCTAACAGCCAGACAACCGGACCAACGGCTAGGAAAACACTAGAAACCACATCgaccagatccagattttttattGGTTCTGCACCAAATTATTACTGAATCACGAGTGAAAAGTTTATGGTTTTTTCGTCTTCACAGAGGAAAGAGGTTTCAGATCCATTGCTGAGGGAATTACAAACATAACCGTGTAAAAATGTTGCCTTCTTATTCAAACTTAGGTAAAAAGCATCAGCAAAATCAAATTAACGTCCAAAAATGTCTCGTCCATCTcatcattctttctttctttcctctcgaGCCTCAAAcacttatttaaatgaaaattaaaatacgTCCTCCTTTGAATTGTAGTGCAGCAGAGACATAACAAGGGTCTTTGAtgacctcctcctcaaatgGTTATTAAGTGATGTCTGGTTCACGTCAAACTCACCACGCTCCTCTTTGTCTCCCAGTTGGATGAAGtaaattaacaataaaacaGAATGAGAGAGTGAACCGTctcttttctttaataaatagatttttctgccccaacagagaggagagttttTTTATATCAGCTTTGCAAGGTTGTTTTAACATGCAGGTTTGAGAGCTGGAGAAAACAAGTGCGTACTTATTAAAAACAGCCATAAGCCGCCCTTGACTTTGTCTCTCCGCAAAATGGgttgacttaaaaaaataaaataaaaactcccTTTAGCAGTTGCAGAGGGGAAATTATGACTTCTCAAGGTTCCTCTTTTTAAGAGCATATTTGAGTAAGGCACTCAGGTGCTTCACTCTGAATGATTTTCCATCAAAAGAAATTTTTCTCTGCCTTGAGGTACAATCACTACTTAATCTGTTATGAGTCAGCTGAAGAGCTGAAGGAAAACATTGCTGTGTATTGTGCACCGAGCCGCTGCCGCCCACCGCGCTCGCCGTTCCGTTTAAAGAGCTTCGCTTTTTCACATCGCTGAGCAGTTAAGATAAAATGGAGAGGTAAATAAGACACAGATAAGGAGGAGGTTCTGGAAgacaagaaacacaaagacatattCTTGTTTTCCGCCAGGCTGCTCTTTGGTTTAGCTGTTAACTCCGGTCTCTACTGATGGTGTTGATCCTGAGTGAGATAACCTTCAGCTGCTGGTTAAACTTTTAGCAATCGTGGTTTTCTCAGCACATCTCACGTCGCTAGTTACCCAGAAATCTCCCTCGCCCCAAAACCACAGAGGCAGCTGAAGTGTGAGATCCAGATGAGCTGCAGGTGCATggaaatgtctttcttttcataTGCACATTTGTTGATGCTCTAAAACAtcttatataataataaatatttagaaGTTATCAAAATTAAAGTGACAAAATCCTTAGTTATTGACATTGTTCAATCGTTTGTAGGATTAAGAACCATGTTAGCTGCTCTAGGAGGCCCAGTGGAGCTTTGAGCTTAATTCTAACATCAGCAGCCTAATAATTAACAATATTAACTTGCTGATGTTTAACATGATCATAATCTGATTGGAGCATGTTTGCACTACACTCTTTGGCCTGATGGTGGTGCTAGAGGACCACCAAAGCTGTTACAGTGCATCCTGAGGAGACATGGACGTCTCACACAAACCTCATGAGAACTCATCCTGTAGTTGTCGAGACATTATAGCCTTGAGGTGGACAAAATTCTTGtgtgaaataattaaaactgtTATGATTAATAAATTGGGAAACAAGTGAAATAACCATTCCGCCGGCTGAGTTTGAGGTGTGTAGTAAACATGTGGTGttatgtgtgtgcgcgcatgtgtgtctcctgcagtgGCACCGCACGCCCACCACCCAGGAGACGGACGGCTTCCAGGTTAAGAGACCCGGAGACGTGAGCGTGCGCTGCactctgctgctgatgctggactaccaggtgaggggggggacgGGACACCTCACTGTCCAGGGAACTGTGGGAATCGTCCCTGACACCAGAACTGAAAACCACCGCTCTACACAATCCATGTCACAGCTCGATATCTGTTCCCATGCCATAGAGCTGATGTGAAGCtctttgtttattgttgtttatttatttatttagaagaatccccattagctctacccgaagacagagctacttttagtggggtccacatttaaaacatacatacagatatcaaacatttaaaacatacattacaataccaatatcaaacatttaaaacaaacgttacattacaaatatcaaaagttaaaatacataaaaataatgatcgtacaattttacattacagatatcaaaaattaacttagtggttacgcaattttacctttgtcttgatataaaacactgataaatccaattccatagaagcgaaaactgcaaaccatgtaagagaatactacacattcatgtacagtacatcaccatctagtgtcacgaGTATGCTGTAGCCAAGTGTTTCTTTGTGATGCAATGTTCTCGTTTCCTCAGCCTCCGCAGTTCAAGCTGGACCCGCGCCTGGCTCGCCTGCTCGGGATTCACACCCAGACCCGCTCCTGCATCATCCAGGCTCTGTGGCAGTACGTCAAGaccaacaagctgcaggactccCACGACAAGGAGTACATCAACTGTGACAAGTACTTCCAACAGGTACCGGGCTGTCGCTGGGCTACAAATCACATTTATGTTAGATCAGTGTAgctagaaaatatattttaacattcacatttttttgcagatttttgACTGCCCGCGGCTGAAGTTCTCCGAGATCCCTCAGCGTCTCACCAACCTCCTTCTGCCCCCCGACCCCATCGTCATCAACCACGTGATCAGGTACAGATTCCTGCTGTTTCACTGTGTGGGAAGGGAACCTCATCGTCATTTAGATTCAAAATCTCCTTTTCCAGAGAGGTTCTGCTCAGATAGGCTAGAATAACAAGGAGTCAAAGTGTGTAGAAGTATATAAAAAGATTAGGTTTAACTTAAGAGTTTGTTCTATacatgtttctttgtgttagttctttgcctttttgtgtCATATTGAAATTCTGAATTTCTTGGGGAGACCTTTTTCCCTGACGTTAAGTAAAGAGCTATTGAGTATATTCAATTCAACAGCTATTCACAAAATCTTAAACCATCAAATTTTGTTATAATGAAATGTTTCCTCAAgctttttcttatattttttagtgttaaataaaatgttataaatcAAAAAACCGAATAATCAGAAGGTGAAGCTTTAAGGGATTATTTTCTGAAAACCTATCCCGTCTGCCACTTCTGCATAAATTAATGTTTAAGAGTTTAAGGTTTGATCCATTaatctctgtttcctgtcccgCCCCTGCCAGCGTGGACCCCAATGACCAGAAGAAGACGGCGTGCTACGACATCGACGTGGAGGTGGAGGACCCCCTGAAGGGCCAGAtgagcagcttcctcctctccaccgcCAACCAGCAGGAAATCGCCTCACTCGACAACAAGGTGAGATCAGCGGCgtctcacactgacacacacacacacacacacacacacacacacctctgaatCGATTATTGTGTTACTTGGATGCTCTAAATCTGGCAGAGGTGATAATTAAACTGCCTCCTGGGAACAGACACGTTTAATGACGTCAGGATGttgtggtgctgctggtttAGAGACACACACTTTTTCATTACAGATATAAACATGTAACAAATTCTTCATTCCTTCATGTTTCAGATCCACGAGACCATCGAGTCCATCAACCAGCTGAAGATCCAGAGGGACTTCATGCTCAGCTTCTCCAGAGATCCCAAGGGCTACATCCAGGACTGGCTCAAATCTCAGAGCAGGGACTTAAAGGTTCGAAAGCTGCTCTTTGTATCtgtacacaaagacacacacttaaATTCCCTCGGAAACAATAGGAAAATAGGAGGTTTTAGAGGCAGGATTAATCCAAAGTGATGATTCCATTGTTCCACCTGTAATTCCATATGCTCCATGTTAGTCTTTAATGCTTGTGCCTTGTCCCTGTAGTTAATGACGGACGTGGTGGGGaaccctgaggaggagaggagggccgAGTTCTACCACGAGCCTTGGTCTCAGGAGGCCGTGAGCCGCTATTTCTACTGCAAGGTGAGGACACGCCCCCTCTGCGTCTTTGAActcctctggttcctcctctAGATGCAGAGGACAGGTCATATAAccacgtttctctctctctctctcccggacAGATCcagcagaggaggcaggagcTGGAACAGGCCTTAGCTGTCCGCAACACCTAAACCAACCGAGGCCCTCCTGCACCTCTGCATCTGATCccagagccgtgtgtgtgtgtgtctgtgtgtgtctgtgtgtgtctgtgtgtgtgtgaggccatCGCTGTAGTCTGCTGAAACCTAATACCTCTCAAAGTGTcagtaacttaaaaaaaacaaacgcaGCCTTCGTCTTTGTGATAgcgattacatttttttaagggTTTTGAAAAGGAAAATTTGAAATTTGAGGGGGTTTCCACGAGCCGGCAGCGATGTGCATGAGTGGGAGACAAGACCCCCGACAGACCCCCGACGCTCGGCAGCTCGGTCGCGTgtcctttgttttattttgtctgtgcaGAACCGTGAGGACACCGTTGCTAATCGCATGTTTTTAGCCGTCAGAGGTCGACATCCTTCGTCTCACTGACGGATAAACGACGCTCCTCATCATCACTCTCTCTCCGCTTTGTAAATACTatcaaaccccccccaccccaagtCCAACTCACCTGACTGCTCTGGATCCTCAGAAGACCTCGGACCCGGtgtcacattttaattttctcaatcattttttcCCGGGGAGGATTGATCGTCAGTGTGCGTTTGTTTCATTTGTTCTCATGAGGAGAGTGTTCTTGGAAACACTGAGGAGTAACTACACCAGCAAAGTGGAGGTGGGacacagtgggggggggttgcaggGAATCATTGATATCGATAAACCTGAGATTGTCATTTCCAGGTTTTGACAGAATCCGTTTGACGACAACCAACATGTCTCACTTAAGTCTTATTCGCCTGGTAAactgatttttctttttacgaCGATTCCTACGACAGTATtagatgagttaactgtgagTATTAATCACACAAGCAGATCCCAGGTCTGTGTTTTAATGAAGGACAAAACCAGTATTGATCATTGTCACGATATCTTTTCTTCCCTTAATCAAAGCAAGATGTTCCTTGTACATGTTGAGATGTTTGGCCAGTTAATGTTTTGAAGGTTTTACCAAAGGTTGcaacgagaggaagagaaactgaaacgGAAAATGGACAAAAATCCAGATCTGGTTTTTAGGCGAAATtgcaaacaggaagaaaaaaaactcttcGGGTGGTTTGGtcttaaatgttctttttaaaCAAACTCAGTCGAGCTCGCCCCCCCGCCAAGGCCCAAACAAgccttttaaattaaatcaagctgcaccaaatttcacacgcTCATAGTTAGTagtccctaaatgtgcctgattatttccatcaagatccatgaattattccctgggaaatagATAATCTTTAATCTCTCTGTCCAGATTGGCACTGACATTGAACGGCTTTCCTCTTGGCTCAggtctcatccttccaccaagtcgcattggaaatccattcagtggTTTGGTTCTGCAGAGAGAGCTTCCTTGGCGGAGGGAAAAACTAATTGCAATAAACACTTAAAAAGCCCCGGTTTGAAGCTTTGTCCATTTCTACACTTTTTTATTGGTACATGAagaagttttgtttgttttctagagatgtgaatgtaaataaGTTGTTTTCCCTGCAGAGGGCCGACTGTACAGTACCCGACAGATTATGTGTGTGGTTTGAGTTACATGGTGCAGGATGGGAGCTCAATGAGTTTTGAATTAGTAGAGCAGGAATGTTAGCGTTCCTCTGCATCCCCTCTCGGGTCGGGGGGGGGTTTATTTTAGGTCCATCATGTTTATCATGGGAGCGGGGGGGCGTCCCTCGCTCTCGACCACATCCGTTAGCTGTAACACACGATATAATCCACACCACCTCATGTTACACTTCTTTTTCTAACACTACACTCGACTTGTACGTACTCGTGGTCCGATGGAGGGTTTCTCCTCAGCAGTCAGTTTCGAGCTGGAACTCTTTCCTGGGTTTCTTTGCACTCTGCTGTAActgtttcgtttttttttacatcccaGCAAACACAAAACGTGATTGAACGATTTCACAAAGACCTATGCATGCTCCGTGGACATTCACTAATACAGCTCATGGGACGGTTTGTGTAAATATATGGAAAAGGAAGCTGGCATAGCCGTCTGTGTGAAGACTCGTTGAAATGCCTTCTGGGAACTTTTTTGCCAAAAATGACGTGCCCTACCAGCAACTAACTGTAGGTGTGACTTTACTTTCtcgtctgtgtgttttgttactAGGTCTAAGTTATATTAACTGCACTCGTTAGAGGAGGAACAGTAGTCGGTGGTAGTATTTTAGTCCTGTGTCGAACCCAGAGGGACTTGTCTTTGTGTGGCCAGGGCTTTCACATTGTCGTCACTGGATCACTAGCACCTTCCTGTGGAGGAAAGTGGAAGCTGCAGTACCAGGTTCTTATCTGAGTCACCATGACGACTGTGTCTCCTGTTCCTGAAGCCTGGTGACCTGTCCACACGTCCCCCTGCATGtgtcccctctctctgtttacacTGAGGGTCACCGACAGGATGATTAGGGTATACACGCATAACACTGTTTATCGGTAAAGAGCAGAACTTGTTTGGTGACTTACATTCAACAAaatggaagaagaggagaaaaacattaaaaaaaaagaagggaaaacaGCTGTGATACTGCGAGACAGCCTGGATGTAAATAAAGAAGCGCTTGCCAAAGTTTGTAAATGCCATGATCTCTGGgcgtgtcttttttttttgtcctcatcACCTCTATGGGAACGAGAAGTGTTTTGCTCTGCTGCAAAAAATGTACACATTAACATATTAAAGCTCAATGCATACAGAACATTTAATGTATTCATATCCTCTGAGGAAATAGTCCTTTAATGTCACTGAGATGTAAAGTCATTGCTTCCGAGTTAGAGGAGATTGAGACACGTGCAACTAGAGCTCTTAGTagttttaactttaactttttgTTTCTACCTTTTAACAGCAGTTGGATGTAACCAAGTACATTTTCTTTGTTACTGTACCTGagtatattttcaaagtatCTGTACTTGAGTCaattagatttattttaatgtacTTTTTACTTGTACTCGTTGTACTTGTATGtgagcaaatatctgtactttttacTCCACTAGGTTTTTGCAATGCATGAGAAGCCGCTGCCGAGGCTCAACCACAATGATGCAATAGACAGTTGCATCAGAGAGTAGGCTTCACTCAGAAAGTACTTTAACTTTTAATATTCTTAGTATATTTAAAATTAAGTACTCACTTACATTAGTAGAAAAGTTCACGTGGTACTTATACTTCAGTACATTTGTCAATATTCTGTTCTTTTACTTAAGTGAAGTGTTATGAGTACTTCTTCCTCATGTCCTTCAGCTCTGTGAACCAGTTTCCTCCCTTTCATTAAAAAACTTGAAGCTGCGGTTTTAAGGTTCAAAGTTGCAAAGTGTTGCTTGAGAGTGACACAGTCTAACTTTGCAAACTACATAGCCCTTCTTTAAAATAACTCTCACACTATGTAAGTGCTGGTGTTGCATTCAGGCTCATTGGTGGAGGGTTAAACTTTCTGCATCAGCAGGAGGCCAACAGGCGTTTTATTGTTCATGAGGCCTTTTCACTGGGAGCTGCAGCCGGGCTGTACAGAGCCGACTACAGTGGAGCCTCTTTCACTCGGCTGCTCCGCCATTCTCCTGAGCCCACAACCCACATGCTGGGTGGGGGAGGATGGGGGCCGatcggagaggaggaggaagaggagaaggagagggctGTGTGAAGTGATCCATTCATCTTGTTCAACCATCTCGCTGCGGAGgttcaccaccaccacagccCAGCTTGGACCAGGTAGACCAGCCCCCCCCTCTGGGCACTGGGTTCACGTGTCTCTCCCCAAAGACACGTTTTCCCAAAAAGCCCAGGGAGGCCCGGGGAGGGGTGGAGAATTACTGCCCGGCTGTGGGGGGGGAcgaggtggggggggctgctTCGGAACAAACTGTTCACTGCCTCCCGGCGCCGCACTCAAGCTTTCATTCAAACTGGGAAGAATGGATTCTATGAGAAGAAAACTTTCTGAATAAGAGCGATGAATCATTAGAGACCGACACAAACAGTGACCTTCTGTCTAATGAGACTGAAACTAATCACTTAGGTGAAAACTCTGTAGAATGAATGAAGAAACGAGTCACAGCGACAATAACactctttaataataataatacctctttaaaaaaaagaaagaacatatCTTAAAATGAAGGCAGCTTCAGCTTGTTCCAGTATTATTTTTCAACATCTTCACAAAAGAAGATTTGTGGCTCAagtgtgtttttcctcaaaTAATTATTaagaaattcttttttttattaacttatTTGTCATATATTCAGTGGAGTGTGAATATTGTCCTTCAGCTCCAGTTAGAAACAGCAATGGTACAGTTGactgctctgtgtctctgtcctcgtgtctgtgtctctgtcctcgatcagacacagacagacacgtgAGGAGAATCTGTGATGAGTCATGTTTCCTCCAGACGTGACAGATTCCTTGATATTGACTCATAAGTCAGATTTGACACCTTTGAGCTCAGCACCAGCACACGATCGCTCCGTCAGAGTCCGTTTGAACGAGTGAGAACTTCAGTGTGTGGATCATAAAAGTACCGTGTTAAAATTCACATtattctgcatgtgtgtctgtgtgtgtgaggttcaACGCTCTCGAAGTACCACAACGTACCAGCGATCCCAGTGAGATCTAGGTGCTGTTGGCCTGCTCCTGTTCAAACAGCGCCATGGCGAGATGCGAGCGGGACCCGAGTCCCTCCAGGCTGCTGAGCACGCAGCGGTGGTAGATGTCCTCACTGAACCGCGGGTTGCACGCTCGCCGGACGTACTTCTGGATGAGCGCCGGCTCCACCGCTCGGAACACGTGTAAGCCCGAGTAGCGGACGAATATGTCGTACACGTCCAtgctctccagcagctcctcgttGTCTAAGATGTCTGCGGCCATCTTGGTCCGTGCCGTCATGTAATCCGCATTGTAAAAGCAGGCCTCGTCAAAGACGTGGCGGTCGAAGTGTCCGTCCCTCAGCGACTCGGAggcgaaggaggaggaggcggcggaggGCGGCTGGTCGCGGTAGACCACGGCCGGGCTGTACTCCTGGAAGTGGATGGGGAAGAACACCTGCCAGTTGCTGATGGCGTTCATCCGGCAGCGGTTCAGGAAGTCGGCGTTGACCTCCGTCCACACGCTGGACAGGAAGAACAGCGTGTCCACCGGGTGCTTCTTGGAGATGATGTCCATCAGCTTCACCTGCGACGGCACCTCCGTCTTCACGCTGATCCACGGGATCTTCACGTCGCCGTAGCGCTTCTCCACCTCGCCGATCATGGCCTTGATGCCGGCGAACACGTCGGTCTGGCTGACTCGCTGCGCGTCGAACGGGTCGTAGATGAACAGGAACGTGAGCAGGACGTTGTCGTGGGTGTCGAGCGTGTTCATCACGTACATGTCCAGGAAGTTGCTGACGTAATCCTGATCCTGGGCGGTGACGGGGAGGATGACCTGCACCCGCGTGGCCTCCGTCACGTACGGCATCGGGATGATCTCCACTGCGCTGAGGGGCCGCAGCAGGTTGACCCGCTTCACGATGACCTGACTGTGGCCCTTCTGCGTGTAGGCCTCCAGAGCCAGGTCCAGCATGTACTCCATGCCGCGCGTGGGGTCGAAGCGCCGGTACCCGTTGAGAAGACGGCGTTTGCGGAATCGCAGCTGCGGCTGGTAGCGCTCGTTCAGGCGCTCCACGGCGATCTCCAGCACGGCGCTGACGTCCGCCCGGTCCGCTCCTCTCATCTCACACTTTGGAGAACTGTCAACACACAAGTAGATGTGCTCCTCGGTGAAGTACTCCCAGTTGATCACCTCGAAACGGGTCCTGGGCTTGAAGGGGGGGTTGATCCCTATCGGCCACGTGACCCCGGCCTTCCCCTCGGGGGTCCGCTCACTCAGGTTGTTGATCTGCATCTGAAGAGTAGAGTGAGAAGGATCCGTTAAATAACAACGTGCCTTCTACGCAGTGTAAACATGACTTTCTCTGGGGTGTAATAACGTATATTTAAAATCAAGTCAAAACATCCCTGATTACCATTATTATCACCGGCAGATACTATATTTACACAATAAAGCTTCTTCAGCAGATTATAATCACAATAACATGGCACAGAAATTTTAAATGTCACGTTCCAGCAAAACGCTGTCTTCTTTGTTTTGGGCTTTCTGACAAAATTGTACGAGTCAGGAGTTTCAGCGATGACTCACATCTGGTTTGGTGAagagaacaaaacatttcaCCGTGACACAGAAGTTCAAGTTaatgaaacaaaatgttttatcaaTAATTTAACTTCATTGTAATACCACAACTAACCCCAAAAGGTTGTTCTGGTTCTTTAACGAAACTAAAAACAATATACTTATATTAATTAGTGTGTTTTCATGGCTCTAGGGGTCGTGTTGTACTTCAGGACGTAGCCGTCTAAATGTTGTCCTCTTCTTTCAGTCTTTACACTAAGAAGTTCAGGTGAAAAAAGCCGAGCAGTGTATCACCGACCTGGAGCTGTTCGATCTGCAGGTACGTCCACTCCAGCTCGATCTGGCTGAAGCGCTTGTGCAGGCGGTACATGAGGTTCGGTTCAGAGACAGGATGAACCGTGAAGGCGTTTTTAAACTGAGCGCTGTCTTCTCGCTCTGGATCGGCGTTTTTCCCCAGTTCAAAGTAGCGGTAGGTCATCTCCTgggagccacacacacaatgacaaagaACAAGAAGTGTTAGAATCGATATAAAGCGTCAGAAGCACTTTAGACTGCGAATAACACTCTTCTTATTTGTATAATTTGAAGGTGTTCTTTACCCGGTGCACCTCCACGCAGCTCAGACCCAGGTAGTCGATAATGCAGCGGCCGAGCCACTCGTCAGGTCTCACGCTGAGGATGTCATTCCGGCACGTGTCCAGATGCGGCTGCAGGCGGGCCAGCAGGCTGCGGGACAGCAGGTAGCCGTAGCCCCCGTGGCAGTAGCGCgccttctcctcccccccgaTGAACTCCTCGGCCCGGCCCATGTACAGGTCCTGACCCGCGGTGAGGTGGCCCACCAGCTCCGACAGCCGGTCGGCCTGCAGGTACGTGTCGTCCTGGGCCAACAGGAACCAGTCGTAGTCGGAGCCGtagtgaaggtggaggtggcgCACCGTCTCGTACATCAGCCACACAGGCCGGTCGTCGCCGTGGGCAACCACCGTCATGCCGTGGGGCACCTTGGGGCTGCGCAGACCCGTGAAGAAGAAGGTGCGGTGGAAGTGGTGGGCGACCGTGCGGTTCACGGCCACGGCCAGCGTGTTGAGCGTGGCCCGGGAGGTCAGCACGCCGACCAGCAGCCGCTCCCGGATGCCCAGCTCAGTGTGGATGTACCGGgtcctggaggggggggggggagagacacagaataaacaacaaaaataacaaaataaaagcacaaacatATTGAAAGGACGCCTCTCATTTTGTTTCATTAATCAAACTTGtttttatatagatagatagatagatagatagatagctagatagatagatagatagatagatagatagatagatagatagatagatagatagatagatagatagatagatagatagatagatagatagatagatagatagatagatagatagatagatagattactttattcatccccgaagggaaattaagtcgtcatagcagccggtatatttgaatacaataaaatacagtacaatagaataaaataaaaaaatattgaggtagaaagaataaaaacagaaacacaagataaataggtagataaggtgcattggcaagatgatggtaatagtactgatgatatgatggtaatattattgttagacagtatataaaaatagttcagtatatatagtatataatataacataatataatatatatttatatatgatagtaattataccaatataatagcagtatatagtaataatggcagcaacagtatatataataataatagtacatataataataataacatgtacacatgtataaatatgtgtatatacaagaatatacaaagagtatgatataatatgatatgatatatagtagaggtataaatataagtatttgactatacaatagataatataatatgctatgagtgtaagaatatgtagacagagtgtgcaaaagacaatattattgtataaaatgatatataatatcaatattgtttatattaacacatattttatGAGGTTCTACAACgatttaaagacaaaaaactgtCTGAACACAAAACAGACTCTTCACACGGCTCTTTATAACCTAATGGAGAATATGGTTCTGCACATTCATGAGGagttattagattagattaaacttcattgtcattgcacagtacaagtacatatacaacgaaatgcagttagcgtctaaccagaagtgcaaaaaaaggcagtaaaagtgcagagtattgtgcatattaaagtgaaaatgtaaataaataagatctgtacagtagaaatatatatggaatattacagtattaacaggaattgtaagatataaggatgatgaatacactatgagcaggataaaaatataaatatatatgaatatgaatacactataggcggggttatacagtagtaaaaaaaaaaaaagtaacggtagtgcaaatgtacaaatgttccaaTGATCAGTGGtaagaggagggtgtgtggcaataagaagtatatgagtattgtgcatattaatgtgaaaatgtaataaataagatctgtacagtaagaagaataagt
The genomic region above belongs to Limanda limanda chromosome 20, fLimLim1.1, whole genome shotgun sequence and contains:
- the smarcd3b gene encoding SWI/SNF-related matrix-associated actin-dependent regulator of chromatin subfamily D member 3b isoform X2, translated to MATEETAGGARKATKSKLFEFLVHGVRPGMPSGARMPHQGAPMGPPGPPYGGSPAVRPGLPTPVMEPSRKRPAPSQQVQQQQQQQQQQQSVQSRSRNAKRRKMADKILPQRIRELVPESQAYMDLLAFERKLDQTIMRKRVDIQEALKRPMKQKRKLRLYISNTFNPARPDADDSDGSIASWELRVEGKLLDDPGKQKKKFSSFFKSLVIELDKDLYGPDNHLVEWHRTPTTQETDGFQVKRPGDVSVRCTLLLMLDYQPPQFKLDPRLARLLGIHTQTRSCIIQALWQYVKTNKLQDSHDKEYINCDKYFQQIFDCPRLKFSEIPQRLTNLLLPPDPIVINHVISVDPNDQKKTACYDIDVEVEDPLKGQMSSFLLSTANQQEIASLDNKIHETIESINQLKIQRDFMLSFSRDPKGYIQDWLKSQSRDLKLMTDVVGNPEEERRAEFYHEPWSQEAVSRYFYCKIQQRRQELEQALAVRNT
- the smarcd3b gene encoding SWI/SNF-related matrix-associated actin-dependent regulator of chromatin subfamily D member 3b isoform X1 encodes the protein MATEETAGGARKATKSKLFEFLVHGVRPGMPSGARMPHQGAPMGPPGPPYGGSPAVRPGLPTPVMEPSRKRPAPSQQVQQQQQQQQQQQSVQSRSRNAKRRKMADKILPQRIRELVPESQAYMDLLAFERKLDQTIMRKRVDIQEALKRPMKQQKRKLRLYISNTFNPARPDADDSDGSIASWELRVEGKLLDDPGKQKKKFSSFFKSLVIELDKDLYGPDNHLVEWHRTPTTQETDGFQVKRPGDVSVRCTLLLMLDYQPPQFKLDPRLARLLGIHTQTRSCIIQALWQYVKTNKLQDSHDKEYINCDKYFQQIFDCPRLKFSEIPQRLTNLLLPPDPIVINHVISVDPNDQKKTACYDIDVEVEDPLKGQMSSFLLSTANQQEIASLDNKIHETIESINQLKIQRDFMLSFSRDPKGYIQDWLKSQSRDLKLMTDVVGNPEEERRAEFYHEPWSQEAVSRYFYCKIQQRRQELEQALAVRNT
- the chpf2 gene encoding chondroitin sulfate glucuronyltransferase, with the translated sequence MRVSSVLSLFRPALPLLLGLSLGCSLSLLMVSWTQGDTDESCRDELGNGRLFQGRGDGPGVSRDQAGDEDIQPRIVPYHKDPNKPHKKVLRTRYIHTELGIRERLLVGVLTSRATLNTLAVAVNRTVAHHFHRTFFFTGLRSPKVPHGMTVVAHGDDRPVWLMYETVRHLHLHYGSDYDWFLLAQDDTYLQADRLSELVGHLTAGQDLYMGRAEEFIGGEEKARYCHGGYGYLLSRSLLARLQPHLDTCRNDILSVRPDEWLGRCIIDYLGLSCVEVHREMTYRYFELGKNADPEREDSAQFKNAFTVHPVSEPNLMYRLHKRFSQIELEWTYLQIEQLQMQINNLSERTPEGKAGVTWPIGINPPFKPRTRFEVINWEYFTEEHIYLCVDSSPKCEMRGADRADVSAVLEIAVERLNERYQPQLRFRKRRLLNGYRRFDPTRGMEYMLDLALEAYTQKGHSQVIVKRVNLLRPLSAVEIIPMPYVTEATRVQVILPVTAQDQDYVSNFLDMYVMNTLDTHDNVLLTFLFIYDPFDAQRVSQTDVFAGIKAMIGEVEKRYGDVKIPWISVKTEVPSQVKLMDIISKKHPVDTLFFLSSVWTEVNADFLNRCRMNAISNWQVFFPIHFQEYSPAVVYRDQPPSAASSSFASESLRDGHFDRHVFDEACFYNADYMTARTKMAADILDNEELLESMDVYDIFVRYSGLHVFRAVEPALIQKYVRRACNPRFSEDIYHRCVLSSLEGLGSRSHLAMALFEQEQANST